Proteins co-encoded in one Pocillopora verrucosa isolate sample1 chromosome 1, ASM3666991v2, whole genome shotgun sequence genomic window:
- the LOC131781641 gene encoding uncharacterized protein has protein sequence MACNDIEQASMKHLTMASNIESFGKKAQKENLSDMKMHNFTECCRMWMCAHCSKSFASSRALKIHEVKQHENATRHVLKCGTCHEEFEHANLLHIHMRVHHNVKVRCPRCKDIFEHPNVLKLHIRAHHSEPVCVACGLKFDHDKLLRLHMEHYHKVESKGTKLAVSSPHQQIGEEMKTEDEDMELKNTAVEAEHTVVKTEHDQNNGFFANEWEDEDQSLESDGEATSRGTSDIKEDGNTEGDTRDSDTEKAMESEERKTKTSVSQQKLQPELQQKTPPSSPEKQTASPPVKDMVNGLCTSAVDYHQTPYQPRRSSVIVTTRSFSGIPLPFTFPRENLKRKVEDLEDAPVESYPSYVAERTGLPDLDDSPEGSPESLAGSYSSTLSGDESGDSESSIHRADSTKRPTLRCNRCQEEFSTKMEYLHHLISHQKGDSDKTSTENHVVDKLKSSLLIKMEARKRDNVQDDKEFVSLRQDEDLTDDKAVSEANRTSPSHQEDHARDVSVPCTMCSETFPDSRELRTHLNTCHKKPHCNECGLYFEHKNLLKIHMNSYHSSLDLLQCYYCGKSFDNRPEFVSHVTSHETSLENSKDRRRKPNSLRRIPSGVTTEETANEDCSKKENHSESDCGRNSEVSKDKCQTKQQGDVSSYDDSMKSGVDDLRLYAEQRFPTTLGPFRHHKKETSSSTDSYEDEKPFLVGPEAKTRIFLPKSRETMERDENLRDQRRVPEELQAFSSAAKLNHDAVERMPKTDALNNRFSAFSTFERTNRAYDLTKNIFLGLSRGKREGLPIGAPPPLIPVVYPKFTSNFSQQSESGYRKVHQPLSRTASANSTLLPPEMSLRRLHPPLSRTASDNTALLPSEVSLRRVHPPLSRTASANSALLQSDVSARRGHPPVTRHSSLNSALQHPGVKFRRAHQPVTRTVSANSAFGYHRTPFPALTPKVKLEERTAPLGPLQDGAQDHRELPTRESINNITKEALLHSLSLKRRASAPELGTQLTPQEHQQLMSETPKISNLAKKSPPRAENADHPVTSPGRSRQLNEAYRPRRRHPRDFSCHHCGIYFGHKKLLKIHLDCYHGSSQELQCLRCEKNFSSRSEFLEHLMSHEGGDELLAIQRKRLKLTARNSVPLTSHEGETVIRRELNVTLAVQDTASTEETTRLVDPNGRDIRGEFRHSLPEELTKKLPRETSLQQDKLSNDLKHQGSISNDKPNGERSEEHDGTNFCFVCGQSFSNGKKLEHHISSHAVVDKEGRYCCSLCSKTFDHHRKLEIHTRSHTGFKPHKCELCGRCFPYYSSYYYHKMTHTEDRPHKCGVCGKGFIQTRYLRSHMKTHKDQNGWASDEELNDEKPEKMETSEKGDTTKSPLNEIETKMETEPVDQPSVSPHRDLEEHDTARILCSFKQSGRVGSREQSSPKQSDTKSEMRSETRSNEFSEVGGFPSTDRSLELDSVPKINGTLEENNSPQKTDDNCVRENDTATEVKKGTPPDTSEESAPKTKRKKYLCKHCHKNFSSYSSLHVHVRIHTGQRPYSCSHCFKKFTHSSGLKRHVRCHTGEKPYPCPACPSAFADRGALKSHIRTHTGERPFVCDLCNKTFTQPSSLRVHKKTVHAHEFFD, from the exons ATGGCCTGCAATGATATAGAACAAGCAAGTATGAAACATTTAACCATGGCCAGCAATATTGAATCATTTGGAAAAAAGGCTCAGAAGGAAAACCTGAGTGACATGAAGATGCATAACTTTACAGAATGTTGTCG tATGTGGATGTGCGCTCACTGCAGTAAGAGCTTCGCCTCGTCACGCGCCCTTAAGATTCACGAAGTCAAGCAGCATGAAAACGCCACTCGCCACGTTCTCAAATGCGGCACGTGCCACGAGGAATTCGAGCACGCGAACCTCCTCCACATTCACATGCGAGTTCATCACAATGTAAAGGTGCGCTGTCCGAGGTGCAAAGACATATTTGAGCACCCCAATGTTTTGAAACTTCACATTAGAGCGCACCACTCTGAACCGGTTTGTGTGGCTTGCGGTCTGAAATTCGACCACGACAAACTATTGCGCTTACATATGGAGCATTACCACAAGGTCGAGAGCAAAGGAACAAAGTTGGCTGTGAGTTCACCTCATCAACAGATtggtgaagaaatgaaaactgAGGATGAGGATATGGAATTGAAAAATACCGCAGTGGAGGCTGAACACACCGTTGTAAAGACTGAACACGATCAGAATAATGGCTTCTTCGCTAATGAATGGGAGGATGAGGACCAGAGCCTGGAGAGCGATGGTGAAGCAACGTCACGCGGTACAAGTGATATAAAAGAAGACGGTAATACAGAGGGTGATACACGAGACAGCGACACTGAAAAGGCAATGGAAAGCgaggaaagaaaaactaaaacctCAGTTTCACAACAAAAATTACAACCTGAGCTTCAACAGAAAACACCACCATCTTCTCCCGAGAAGCAAACAGCTTCACCACCCGTGAAAGACATGGTGAATGGATTGTGTACTTCAGCCGTTGATTATCATCAGACGCCCTATCAACCGCGGCGGTCGTCGGTCATCGTTACAACCAGGAGCTTCTCTGGCATTCCACTACCTTTTACATTTCCACGAGAAAATTTAAAGCGAAAAGTAGAAGATCTCGAAGATGCCCCTGTCGAGTCATATCCATCTTATGTTGCTGAACGTACCGGCTTGCCCGATTTGGATGATAGTCCTGAAGGAAGCCCGGAATCACTCGCAGGGTCTTATTCGTCCACGCTGTCTGGGGATGAGAGCGGTGACTCTGAGTCAAGTATTCACAGAGCTGACTCAACAAAGCGCCCGACGCTACGTTGTAATCGGTGCCAAGaggaattttccacaaaaatGGAGTACTTGCATCATTTGATCTCCCATCAAAAAGGAGACAGCGACAAAACGAGTACAGAAAATCATGTGGTTGATAAGCTAAAATCCAGCTTGCTTATTAAAATGGAGGCGAGGAAAAGAGACAATGTCCAAGACGATAAGGAATTCGTCAGTCTCCGACAAGATGAAGATTTGACGGACGATAAGGCTGTCTCCGAAGCTAATCGAACAAGTCCGTCTCATCAGGAAGATCATGCTCGTGATGTGAGCGTTCCCTGTACGATGTGTAGCGAGACATTCCCCGACTCGCGAGAGCTTAGAACTCATTTGAACACTTGTCATAAGAAACCTCACTGCAACGAGTGTGGACTGTACTTTGAACATAAGAACTTGTTAAAGATTCACATGAACTCCTACCACAGTTCGTTAGACTTGTTACAATGCTACTACTGTGGAAAATCGTTCGACAACCGCCCAGAATTCGTCAGCCATGTAACATCACACGAAACCTCACTCGAAAATTCCAAAGACAGACGAAGGAAACCGAATAGTCTCCGACGAATTCCGAGTGGCGTGACTACTGAAGAAACTGCCAATGAAGACTGCtcgaagaaagaaaatcattCAGAATCTGACTGTGGGCGTAACAGTGAAGTTTCGAAGGACAAATGTCAAACAAAACAGCAAGGAGATGTTTCCTCTTACGATGACTCGATGAAAAGTGGTGTGGATGATTTGCGTTTGTACGCTGAGCAACGGTTTCCCACAACTTTAGGCCCGTTTCGCCATCACAAAAAGGAAACTAGTTCCTCGACAGATTCGTACGAAGACGAGAAGCCTTTCTTAGTGGGTCCAGAGGCGAAAACAAGGATCTTCCTTCCGAAATCCCGCGAGACAATGGAACGAGATGAAAATTTACGTGATCAACGACGTGTTCCAGAAGAATTACAAGCCTTTTCGTCAGCTGCAAAACTAAACCACGATGCAGTGGAGAGGATGCCCAAAACAGACGCTCTAAACAATCGGTTTTCCGCATTCTCCACGTTTGAAAGGACCAACAGAGCTTACGACCTCACCAAAAATATATTCCTGGGGCTAAGTAGGGGCAAGAGAGAAGGCCTGCCGATTGGGGCTCCCCCACCACTTATCCCTGTGGTGTATCCGAAATTCACGTCAAATTTCTCTCAGCAGTCAGAATCGGGATATAGAAAGGTTCACCAACCCCTTTCCCGTACAGCATCAGCTAATTCAACCCTTCTACCGCCAGAAATGAGTTTAAGAAGACTTCACCCGCCCCTTTCACGTACAGCGTCAGATAATACAGCCCTCCTACCATCAGAAGTAAGTTTGAGAAGAGTTCACCCGCCCCTTTCTCGTACAGCATCAGCTAATTCAGCCCTTCTACAATCAGACGTAAGCGCAAGGCGGGGTCATCCGCCCGTCACTCGTCACTCGTCACTTAATTCAGCCCTCCAGCATCCAGGTGTGAAATTCAGGAGAGCTCATCAGCCTGTTACACGTACAGTGTCTGCTAATTCAGCCTTCGGATATCACCGGACACCTTTCCCTGCCTTGACGCCTAAAGTCAAACTGGAAGAAAGAACAGCTCCTCTAGGCCCATTACAAGACGGCGCTCAAGACCATCGCGAGCTTCCAACTCGCGAGAGCATCAACAACATTACCAAAGAGGCGCTGCTTCATTCCCTGTCTCTCAAAAGAAGGGCCAGTGCGCCTGAACTCGGAACTCAACTGACACCACAGGAGCACCAGCAGTTGATGTCAGAGAcaccaaaaatttcaaatcttgcAAAGAAAAGTCCTCCAAGAGCTGAAAATGCAGATCATCCCGTCACTTCCCCAGGACGCTCCCGCCAGCTTAATGAAGCGTATCGACCAAGGCGAAGACATCCACGTGACTTCTCGTGCCACCACTGTGGCATTTACTTCGGCCACAAGAAACTGCTCAAGATTCATCTAGACTGCTATCATGGTTCATCCCAGGAGCTCCAGTGTCTCCGCTGCGAAAAGAATTTCTCCAGTCGCTCAGAGTTCCTGGAACACTTGATGTCTCACGAAGGAGGAGACGAGCTGCTGGCGATACAGAGAAAACGTCTTAAGTTAACCGCCCGTAACAGCGTGCCGCTTACCTCCCACGAGGGTGAGACGGTAATTCGGCGTGAGCTGAATGTAACTTTAGCTGTGCAAGACACTGCTTCAACCGAGGAAACAACCCGACTGGTTGACCCCAACGGAAGGGATATCCGAGGGGAATTTCGCCATTCCCTTCCGGAAGAATTAACGAAGAAGTTACCTCGTGAAACCTCCCTTCAGCAAGACAAGCTAAGCAACGACCTGAAACATCAAGGCAGCATATCCAATGATAAGCCCAATGGTGAGAGAAGTGAGGAACACGATGGTACAAATTTCTGCTTCGTGTGCGGCCAGTCGTTTAGTAATGGCAAGAAACTCGAGCATCATATCTCCTCGCACGCCGTGGTTGACAAAGAAGGTCGCTACTGCTGCTCATTGTGCAGTAAAACGTTTGATCATCACCGAAAACTAGAAATCCACACTCGGAGCCATACGGGTTTTAAGCCTCACAAATGCGAGCTGTGTGGTCGGTGTTTTCCTTATTACAGCTCGTATTACTACCACAAGATGACGCACACTGAGGACCGACCGCACAAGTGTGGAGTATGTGGCAAAGGATTCATTCAGACGAGGTATCTGCGCTCTCACATGAAGACGCACAAAGACCAGAATGGATGGGCAAGTGACGAGGAGTTGAACGATGAAAAACCCGAGAAAATGGAGACAAGCGAAAAAGGAGATACGACGAAATCTCCGTTGAACGAGATAGAAACAAAGATGGAGACCGAACCTGTCGATCAACCGAGTGTTTCACCTCACAGAGACTTAGAAGAGCATGATACAGCGAGAATTTTGTGTAGTTTTAAACAAAGTGGTAGAGTTGGATCAAGAGAGCAAAGCTCACCGAAACAATCCGACACTAAATCAGAAATGCGCAGCGAAACAAGGTCGAACGAGTTCTCAGAAGTTGGAGGATTTCCGAGTACAGATCGATCGCTTGAACTCGATAGTGTTCCAAAGATCAATGGAACACTAGAAGAGAACAATTCTCCGCAAAAAACAGATGATAATTGCGTAAGAGAAAATGACACTGCGACAGAGGTCAAGAAAGGAACGCCCCCAGACACATCTGAAGAGTCTGCCCCAAAgactaaaagaaagaaatatcttTGTAAACACTGTCACAAAAACTTTAGCTCCTACAGCAGCCTTCACGTTCACGTCCGCATACACACCGGTCAGCGGCCTTACTCCTGCAGTCACTGCTTCAAAAAGTTCACGCACTCAAGCGGTTTGAAGCGTCACGTGAGATGTCACACCGGTGAGAAACCGTACCCATGTCCGGCATGCCCCTCGGCTTTTGCTGACCGCGGTGCATTGAAGTCGCACATCAGAACACACACAGGAGAGAGACCTTTCGTGTGTGATTTGTGTAACAAGACCTTTACTCAACCCAGTTCTCTTCGTGTTCATAAAAAGACTGTACATGCACACGAGTTTTTTGACTGA
- the LOC131781697 gene encoding uncharacterized protein: protein MSLDIGETSKMAMEAAPTSPQLTNYAAQNTATVTHTVPASHTTVNLIQPDQGKGLYIVDPSQQHALQMFGSPDQRTFMANPVEFNPTAGTITTTAVSNGNGQITMMNGQALGAQRLPVAMETLDEPLYVNAKQYHRIIKRRQARAKLEAEGKIPKTRKKYLHESRHQHACRRRRSNGGRFITKTNEDGTIVQEEDTGEGQVYQEGMVPTQEHSAQEHAYSNVVPAPESNRVQMTPQGPEQTE, encoded by the exons ATGAGTTTAGACATAGGAGAAACTTCAAAAATGGCGATGGAAGCGGCTCCAACTTCCCCGCAACTGACAAACTATGCTGCGCAGAATACCGCGACAGTCACTCACACGGTCCCTGCATCGCATACAACTGTAAATCTCATTCAGCCTGATCAGGGAAAAGGTCTCTATATCGTCGATCCTTCCCAGCAACATGCCTTACAAATGTTCGGAAGTCCTGATCAGAGAACGTTTATGGCGAACCCCGTTGAATTTAATCCTACGGCCGGAACAATAACCACAACCGCTGTTTCTAATGGAAATGGACAAATAACCATG ATGAATGGCCAGGCTCTTGGAGCTCAGAGACTTCCAGTTGCCATGGAAACTTTGGATGAACCCCTTTATGTAAATGCAAAGCAGTACCATAGAATAATAAAAAGACGGCAAGCAAGGGCAAAGCTTGAAGCTGAGGGAAAAATACCCAAAACTCGAAAG AAATATCTCCATGAGTCAAGACACCAGCATGCATGCCGAAGACGTCGCAGCAATGGTGGTAgatttataacaaaaacaaatgaggATGGGACAATTGTTCAAGAGGAGGACACTGGAGAAGGTCAGGTTTATCAGGAAGGGATGGTTCCAACACAAGAACACAGTGCCCAAGAACATGCCTACAGCAATGTTGTTCCTgctcctgaatcaaacagagTGCAGATGACCCCCCAAGGTCCTGAGCAAACAGAATAA
- the LOC131781642 gene encoding DDB1- and CUL4-associated factor 17: MMDASFGVYQNLPFGRKNAKRNNICYQVLRRSLHVHGSSVRRDLKIIRSMVQKEGSKFIEVWRNNTKHPVGFDSQHLFFDKFRTCYTTFGSEGKPELLYKLDACDTSKKIESALVFESPVDQHSYLNCTKYQGYKPCLLAVTADGWLVRHDLKTGDVLQKVYLSKNYRFKHLLWESDLQRVVLKSVHVLSQSRPLMFLSIFSMAPLEFQALVPVEKSIFGQDIVDAAASNGFLVIMHHSNRIKFYSMLEVIENYSFVTKLGQSIKSSEGSSIVGSYPDGLPVNVSFSSKPVVLFEISSNQHVISFGGYPWHYISCPQPHSSAFHVCSVRDLKLAKRGILEMNILSVEPDQAYFHADNSGRILHIGSHEIRCLKLCQTEPMTPGFELRHCFVLDLKKEESASEGPKFTSSGREIKARTDQVFNNPGFETILDVDYEDELDVLVVLSTNASSDTPCGVIGLYDNQTGLLIQETTVSNWVEDADHSIMMEKDTIVHIIKDYQFCSRKFSCTVYRLNPS, from the exons ATGATGGATGCGTCATTTGGTGTTTATCAGAACCTACCTTTTGGTCGTAAAAACGCGAAGAGAAACAACATATGTTATCAAGTTCTTCGTAGATCTTTACACGTGCATGGATCCTCCGTTCGAAGAGATCTCAAAATTATTCGATCTATGGTACAGAAAGAAGGCTCTAAATTTATTGAAGTCTGGAGAAATAATACTAAGCATCCTGTTGGATTCGACAGTCAACATTTGTTTTTCGACAAATTCAGGACGTGCTACACCACGTTTGGTTCAGAAGGAAAACCGGAGTTGCTTTACAAACTTGACGCTTGTGACACTTCTAAGAAGATCGAATCTGCGCTTGTCTTTGAAAGCCCTGTTGATCAGCACTCGTATCTGAACTGCACTAAATATCAGGGTTATAAACCTTGCTTGCTAGCAGTTACTGCAGACGGCTGGTTAGTCCGTCATGATTTAAAAACCGGAGATGTTTTACAGAAagtttatttgtcaaaaaactACAGATTCAAACATCTACTTTGGGAGTCTGATTTGCAGCGAGTTGTGCTAAAATCAGTCCATGTCCTCTCACAGAGCAGACCTTTAatgtttttatcaattttctccATGGCTCCTTTAGAGTTCCAGGCTCTCGTGCCTGTTGAAAAATCTATCTTCGGTCAGGATATTGTTGATGCAGCTGCAAGTAATGGATTTTTGGTGATTATGCATCATTCAAACAGAATTAAATTTTACAGTATGCTAGAAGTCATAGAGAACTACAGTTTCGTTACAAAACTGGGTCAAAGTATTAAGTCATCAGAAGGATCATCTATCGTTGGAAGTTATCCAGATGGGCTCCCTGTAAATGTATCATTTAGTTCAAAGCCTGTGGTCTTGTTTGAGATTTCTAGCAATCAGCATGTCATCTCATTTGGAGGATATCCATGGCATTACATTTCTTGCCCTCAGCCTCACAGCAGTGCATTTCATGTTTGTTCAGTGAGAGATTTGAAACTTGCAAAGAGAGGAATATtggaaatgaatattttatcaGTTGAACCGGACCAGGCATACTTTCATGCTGATAACAGTGGACGTATTCTTCACATCGGTTCCCATGAAATAAG GTGTTTGAAACTGTGTCAAACAGAGCCCATGACACCAGGATTTGAACTCAGACACTGTTTTGTGCTTGATCTAAAAAAGGAGGAAAGTGCAAGTGAAGGACCCAAGTTCACTTCTTCTGGTCGGGAAATTAAAGCCAGGACAGATCAAGTTTTCAACAATCCTGGCTTTGAAACAATTTTAGACGTGGATTATGAAGATGAACTGGATGTTCTGGTTGTTCTCTCTACAAATGCATCAAGTGATACACCCTGTGGAGTTATAGGACTCTATGATAATCAAACTGGATTGCTTATTCAAGAAACAACTGTCAGTAACTGGGTAGAAGATGCTGATCATTCGATCATGATGGAAAAAGACACAATAGTTCATATCATCAAGGACTACCAGTTCTGTTCAAGAAAGTTTTCATGCACAGTTTATAGGCTAAATCCCAGCTGA
- the LOC131781664 gene encoding small nuclear ribonucleoprotein G-like, whose translation MSKTHPPELKKYMDKRLSRNEINGGRHVTGVLRGFDPFMNLVLDEAVEEVSAQEKHNIGMVVIRGNSIVIMEALDRIS comes from the exons ATGAGTAAGACGCATCCGCCTGAATTGAAGAA GTACATGGACAAGAGATTATCTCGTAA tgaAATCAATGGTGGCAGACATGTGACTGGAGTACTCAGAGGATTTGATCCTTTTATGAACCTTGTGTTGGACGAGGCAGTGGAAGAGGTATCAGCACAGGAAAAACATAACATCGGAATGGTG GTGATCAGAGGAAACAGTATTGTGATAATGGAAGCACTGGATAGAATATCATGA